Proteins from a single region of Campylobacter sp. RM16704:
- a CDS encoding KAP family P loop domain protein, which yields MNKIDNIANFLDSNSKKCLAINGSWGIGKTYLWKQVENKLSEINADKKIVYIDLFGKESYKQILEEIVFKLYGTYNSITEKASNIVSKLIEKASYEFIKIEPNAIFSFAKKDDFNNIIVCFDNIERRSDNLSLKEILGLVNLLKEEKECNVVVIFHEEELKEQDGILTENNKEEQAKQYNSKNWYQIYKEKVIDCEITIKNNDEVAKAIIKDKVNKYTKITDEIRNIIENIIFERYKEQCNGNLRLLYHVLEHIDYFNKHCFLLFCKYDNKKTFSDALKLSYKSLIFQTKKYLSITIEKNDFSSNYHLYEQYLKNMFYLNKEEKYQLRCDFYQTLKIDLYYKLQNCKIEYLVGNLNDEQFVKDIENSLLKIDFYSKNGMTHYSYGFYQILLSTYAQITNKKLSNIEEKINKHYIEALVMEELEFDFRDDYKSDKDLLKLLKDEKWKRYYEDIKEKYKTSKYENINAFINSYENIESSFYPESIKQYNFFKKEELVQLFKNNNDFCKKFFNHFSMNMVASHKFDDDLNNNLFQAYLDFLDLDENKIKKSVVLKYINSQNSVLRKLLIE from the coding sequence ATGAATAAGATTGATAATATTGCAAATTTTTTAGATAGCAACTCTAAAAAATGTTTGGCTATAAATGGATCTTGGGGTATAGGTAAAACTTATTTATGGAAGCAAGTTGAAAATAAACTTTCTGAAATAAATGCAGATAAAAAGATTGTTTATATAGATCTTTTTGGTAAAGAAAGTTATAAGCAAATATTAGAAGAAATAGTTTTTAAATTATATGGAACTTATAATTCTATTACAGAAAAAGCTTCCAATATTGTAAGCAAGCTTATAGAAAAAGCAAGTTATGAGTTTATAAAAATAGAACCTAATGCTATTTTTTCTTTTGCTAAAAAAGATGATTTTAATAATATTATTGTGTGTTTTGACAACATAGAAAGAAGATCTGATAATCTATCTTTGAAAGAAATTTTAGGACTTGTGAATTTACTCAAAGAAGAAAAAGAATGCAATGTTGTTGTAATTTTTCACGAGGAAGAATTAAAAGAACAAGATGGCATTTTGACTGAAAATAATAAAGAAGAACAAGCTAAACAATATAATAGTAAAAACTGGTATCAAATATACAAAGAGAAAGTTATTGATTGTGAAATAACCATAAAAAACAATGATGAAGTAGCAAAAGCAATTATCAAAGATAAAGTAAATAAATATACTAAAATTACAGATGAGATAAGAAATATTATTGAAAATATTATTTTCGAAAGATATAAGGAACAATGCAATGGAAATCTAAGATTACTATATCATGTGTTAGAGCATATAGATTATTTTAACAAGCATTGTTTTTTATTGTTTTGCAAGTATGATAATAAAAAAACATTTTCAGATGCTCTAAAATTAAGTTATAAATCATTAATATTTCAAACTAAAAAATATCTTTCTATTACAATAGAAAAAAATGACTTTTCCTCAAACTACCATCTTTATGAACAATATCTAAAAAATATGTTTTATTTAAATAAAGAAGAAAAATATCAACTAAGATGCGATTTTTATCAAACTTTAAAAATTGATCTTTATTATAAACTTCAAAACTGCAAGATAGAATATTTGGTAGGTAATTTAAATGATGAACAATTTGTAAAAGATATTGAAAATTCACTCCTAAAAATAGACTTTTATTCAAAAAATGGAATGACACATTATTCTTATGGTTTTTATCAAATTTTACTTTCAACCTATGCGCAAATTACAAATAAAAAATTAAGCAACATAGAAGAAAAAATCAATAAACACTATATAGAAGCTCTTGTTATGGAAGAATTAGAATTTGATTTTCGCGATGATTATAAATCAGATAAAGATCTTTTAAAATTATTAAAAGATGAAAAATGGAAGCGTTATTATGAAGATATCAAAGAAAAATACAAAACAAGCAAGTATGAAAATATTAATGCTTTTATTAATAGCTATGAGAATATAGAAAGTAGTTTTTATCCCGAATCAATCAAGCAATATAATTTTTTTAAAAAAGAAGAATTAGTACAGCTATTTAAAAATAATAACGATTTTTGTAAGAAATTTTTTAATCATTTTTCTATGAATATGGTTGCAAGTCATAAATTTGATGATGATTTAAATAATAATTTATTTCAAGCTTATTTAGATTTTTTAGATTTAGATGAAAATAAAATAAAAAAAAGTGTTGTTTTAAAATATATAAATTCACAAAATAGTGTATTAAGAAAGCTACTAATAGAATAA
- a CDS encoding capsular polysaccharide export protein, LipB/KpsS family, translating into MGVLLKLFIDSYIFFLKYPLHNEKRLEIFNFAREENLPFIVYDRCALPDSWFFDDKGFNYDSTSYDEKNWNKALNEEQKIKTLAYIEEVLKGEKFLEEQGLSKGSDNLKRKLGLRHKKIFFVPLQVEGDSVLKNFTYEPFLYENFLNILNELAKKLFIENIVFVVKKHPLSLDLDKKPYDNLVFAPDDTNLNDLLGLCDAVLTLNSGVGVYAILAKKPCIICANAFYRFDNLNLQANNEKELLEHILSISQGKFNFDEEKALRFIYYLRYEFYSFGKSYYKKSEENGRIFTRVYRIEFYSLVLFGKKILDFNSVEKQNYKLNSPIYKPYIYEIKEKKLKGSLKDNLIVTTQAKFSHFKFYRLFRKFITNPKDFIMDSKKPFMKPVKLILRRAL; encoded by the coding sequence TTGGGAGTTTTGCTAAAATTATTTATAGATAGTTACATATTCTTTTTAAAATACCCCTTACATAATGAAAAAAGACTTGAAATTTTTAATTTTGCAAGAGAAGAAAATTTGCCTTTTATTGTTTATGATAGGTGTGCTTTACCTGATTCTTGGTTTTTTGACGATAAAGGTTTTAATTATGATTCTACTTCTTATGATGAAAAAAATTGGAACAAAGCTTTAAATGAAGAGCAAAAGATCAAAACACTTGCCTACATAGAAGAAGTCTTAAAAGGAGAAAAATTTCTAGAAGAGCAAGGATTAAGCAAAGGAAGTGATAATCTAAAACGAAAATTAGGCTTAAGACATAAAAAGATTTTCTTTGTGCCTTTGCAAGTTGAAGGTGATTCTGTGCTTAAAAATTTTACTTATGAACCATTTTTATATGAGAATTTTTTAAATATTTTAAATGAACTTGCAAAAAAGCTATTTATAGAAAACATTGTATTTGTGGTTAAAAAACATCCTTTAAGTTTGGACTTGGATAAAAAACCTTATGATAATTTAGTTTTTGCACCTGATGATACAAATTTAAACGACCTTTTAGGGCTTTGTGATGCTGTTTTAACTTTAAATTCTGGAGTTGGTGTTTATGCAATTTTAGCTAAAAAACCTTGTATAATTTGTGCAAATGCGTTTTATAGGTTTGATAATCTTAATTTACAAGCAAACAATGAAAAAGAGCTTTTAGAACATATCTTAAGTATATCTCAAGGAAAATTTAATTTTGATGAAGAAAAAGCCTTAAGATTTATATATTATTTAAGATATGAATTTTACAGCTTTGGGAAAAGTTATTATAAAAAAAGTGAAGAAAATGGACGCATTTTTACTAGAGTTTATAGAATAGAATTTTATTCTTTGGTGCTTTTTGGCAAAAAAATACTTGATTTTAATAGCGTAGAAAAACAAAATTATAAACTTAATTCTCCTATTTATAAACCTTATATTTATGAAATTAAAGAAAAAAAATTAAAAGGAAGTTTAAAGGATAATTTAATTGTTACTACACAAGCTAAATTTTCACATTTTAAATTTTACAGACTTTTTAGAAAATTTATCACCAATCCAAAAGATTTCATAATGGATAGCAAAAAACCTTTTATGAAACCTGTCAAATTGATTTTAAGGAGGGCTTTATGA
- a CDS encoding glycosyl transferase family 8 produces MKYPLGILLAATKDSAFTIGTLLINIKDKMDISQMIFYIINDGFSQNDKRIMQELVPNIKFIDFTIDDFETNIRKFNTDFKLDRQSTVLNRYTHMSYARFEALKFLKECESIVYLDFDMLLLKGVDELREVKNKGYDIACFRGSATMSMGGGKLTPIKFTHTNNYSAGIIVFNDNLKNSQEFYDFIYQFIAENEDYFLEVKLGDQFLFSLYLLEKDLKIYELDDNYYGNISWIKSKDASIIHAWGQNNRFWNNKLCALAWPSWNVYYQKWLSLGGSAYEKGFVSFLEVPQSGGEVFQYFEKIALAKRISQIKLEKQELIIDIDFNKKIKFHLAFVEDFVFYVYSKSIFTFILECEFQGKIVQSITIKRLELEKALKEFIISNLNKYPI; encoded by the coding sequence ATGAAGTATCCTTTAGGGATTTTGCTTGCTGCTACCAAAGATAGTGCTTTTACCATAGGAACTTTACTTATAAATATCAAAGATAAAATGGATATTTCACAAATGATATTTTATATCATCAATGATGGCTTTAGTCAAAACGATAAAAGAATTATGCAAGAACTTGTGCCAAATATCAAATTTATAGATTTTACAATAGATGATTTTGAGACAAATATTAGAAAATTCAATACTGATTTTAAACTCGATAGACAAAGCACTGTATTAAACCGCTATACTCATATGTCTTATGCAAGATTTGAAGCTTTGAAATTTTTAAAAGAATGTGAAAGTATTGTTTATCTTGACTTTGATATGCTTTTGCTTAAAGGTGTTGATGAGTTAAGAGAAGTTAAAAATAAGGGATATGATATTGCCTGTTTTAGAGGCTCTGCTACAATGAGTATGGGGGGGGGTAAGCTTACTCCTATAAAATTCACTCACACCAATAACTATTCAGCAGGCATCATTGTTTTTAACGATAATCTTAAAAATTCTCAAGAATTTTATGATTTTATTTATCAATTTATTGCTGAAAATGAAGATTATTTTCTTGAAGTTAAACTTGGTGATCAGTTTTTGTTTTCTTTGTATTTGCTAGAAAAAGATTTAAAAATTTACGAATTAGATGATAATTATTATGGCAATATTTCTTGGATAAAAAGTAAAGATGCTTCTATTATACATGCTTGGGGGCAAAATAATCGTTTTTGGAATAATAAACTTTGTGCTCTTGCTTGGCCTTCTTGGAATGTGTATTATCAAAAATGGTTAAGTTTAGGTGGAAGTGCTTATGAGAAAGGTTTTGTAAGTTTTTTAGAAGTTCCACAAAGTGGTGGGGAAGTATTTCAGTATTTTGAAAAAATTGCTTTGGCTAAAAGAATTTCTCAAATCAAATTAGAAAAGCAAGAACTAATTATCGATATTGATTTTAATAAAAAAATTAAATTTCATCTTGCTTTTGTTGAAGATTTTGTCTTTTATGTGTATTCAAAATCAATTTTTACCTTTATACTAGAATGCGAATTTCAAGGTAAAATTGTACAAAGTATTACTATAAAAAGGCTTGAGCTTGAAAAAGCTTTAAAAGAATTTATTATTAGCAATTTAAATAAATATCCAATTTAA
- a CDS encoding lipocalin family protein produces the protein MVELLDGINLEKYMGTWLEMARKPAFFQKTCKSAKAEYELEYKGSTPIIKVKNICTKENGEISHANGKARVKSPRALAVKFSIFMNIFNKANYEIIYIDTNYQVSIVGSPDKKYLWILSRQILAKEQINSLLEIAKQRGFDISDVIFDEY, from the coding sequence ATGGTAGAATTGTTAGATGGTATAAATTTGGAAAAATATATGGGTACATGGTTAGAAATGGCTAGAAAACCTGCCTTTTTTCAAAAAACTTGCAAAAGTGCTAAAGCAGAATATGAGCTAGAGTATAAAGGCTCTACGCCTATAATTAAGGTTAAAAATATATGCACAAAGGAAAATGGAGAAATCTCTCATGCAAATGGTAAAGCTAGGGTAAAATCTCCAAGAGCTTTGGCGGTTAAATTTAGCATTTTTATGAATATCTTTAATAAAGCAAACTATGAGATTATTTACATTGATACAAATTATCAAGTTTCTATAGTAGGTAGTCCTGATAAAAAATATTTATGGATTTTATCAAGGCAAATTTTAGCAAAAGAGCAAATAAACTCTTTGCTTGAAATAGCCAAGCAAAGAGGATTTGATATAAGCGATGTGATTTTTGATGAGTATTAA
- a CDS encoding NAD(P)-dependent alcohol dehydrogenase produces MDSKIFLENGRVKSKGYAMLSKDSKFTPFEFTRHKVGKNDILIAIKYAGICHSDIHTARSEWGEATYPCVPGHEIAGEVIAVGENVSKFKVGDLAGVGCMVNSCGECEACKKSQEQFCENGKTIYTYNCKDVFHDNENTYGGYSNNIVVSEKFAINVPKNAPLEKVAPLLCAGITTYSPLKFSNIKEGSSVAVAGFGGLGMMAVKYAVKMGAKVSVFARNENKKAQALAMGVSNFYTSTDKSVVKERFDLIISTIPTPYDPLAYMDLLKFGGEMAIVGLPPYEVSPSINIINFVFKAGKKVYGSLIGGIKETQEMLDFSLEHGIYPEIELIKPSEIDKAYENLTSGKAKFRYVIDMNAEN; encoded by the coding sequence ATGGACTCAAAAATCTTTTTAGAAAATGGTCGTGTTAAAAGCAAAGGCTATGCTATGCTTAGCAAGGATTCTAAATTCACACCTTTTGAATTTACACGCCATAAAGTAGGCAAAAACGACATTTTAATTGCTATTAAATACGCAGGAATTTGCCATAGTGACATTCACACCGCAAGAAGCGAATGGGGCGAGGCAACCTACCCTTGTGTACCTGGGCATGAGATAGCAGGTGAAGTTATCGCGGTGGGTGAAAATGTAAGTAAATTTAAAGTAGGCGATTTAGCCGGAGTTGGATGTATGGTAAATTCATGCGGAGAATGTGAAGCGTGTAAAAAATCTCAAGAGCAATTTTGCGAAAATGGTAAAACTATCTACACTTATAACTGCAAAGATGTATTTCATGATAATGAAAACACCTATGGAGGCTACTCAAACAACATCGTAGTAAGTGAAAAATTTGCTATCAATGTGCCAAAAAACGCTCCACTTGAAAAAGTAGCACCCCTACTTTGTGCTGGTATTACTACTTATTCTCCACTTAAATTTTCAAACATCAAAGAAGGCTCAAGCGTAGCCGTAGCAGGATTTGGTGGGCTTGGTATGATGGCGGTAAAATACGCTGTAAAAATGGGTGCAAAGGTGAGTGTTTTTGCAAGAAATGAAAACAAAAAAGCACAAGCTCTAGCTATGGGTGTGAGTAATTTTTATACTAGTACAGACAAAAGCGTAGTTAAAGAAAGATTTGATCTTATCATCTCAACCATACCAACCCCTTATGATCCACTAGCTTATATGGATTTACTAAAATTTGGCGGTGAGATGGCTATAGTAGGACTACCTCCATATGAAGTAAGCCCTAGTATAAATATCATCAATTTTGTATTCAAAGCAGGTAAAAAAGTATATGGCTCGCTTATTGGGGGCATTAAAGAAACTCAAGAAATGCTTGATTTTTCTTTAGAACATGGGATTTACCCTGAAATAGAACTCATCAAACCAAGCGAGATTGACAAAGCTTATGAAAATCTTACTTCAGGAAAGGCAAAATTCCGCTATGTAATTGATATGAATGCAGAAAATTAA